The Dama dama isolate Ldn47 chromosome X, ASM3311817v1, whole genome shotgun sequence nucleotide sequence TCCAGGTAGCCGGTCCCCACGAAGAGGTACAAGTCAGTGTCGCTGCTCTCGGTGGCCAGCTGGTGCAGGTCGAGCAGGCTCTGGTTGAGGCACTTCTCCAGGTGCAGCGTGTCTTGCATGGCCTGGAGTCCGCTCTCCCACTTTTGGGTCTCGGGCTTTCTGATGTCGAGGAAGCAGAGGCGGCCCCCACGCCGGTTCTGCAGGAACATCAGGCTCGCAGCTGTGTTGCTGTGCTCGTGGCAGCGGAGCAGGAAGAAGCGGGAGAAATGCTTCAGGGCCACGTCATCATGGTCAAGGTAGAAGGCCACGGCCAGGCACTGGAAGGAGGCGTGGAACACCAGGGCGGCGTGGCTGTTGACTGCGGCCTCACACTCAGGGCCGTAGGTCTGACGCACCTGTGAGGGCGATGTGGGCAGCACGGAGGGCCACTCCAAGAACCAGGGAATGGCGGCTCGGATGAAGCGTCTGCAGGGCTGGAATCGGCGGGTACGCGGGCGCCAGCAGACTCGTCGGAACCTTCCCATGGTGGACGGTGTGGGCGGCCAGCGGCGACCTCCGGGCCAGAGGGCAGGTGGCTGCGTTCCGGCTCTGGGGTGGAGGGGTAATGGCGTCCGTTGGGCGGGGTCAGTGCCTGGGCTTGAGATTGGTTAAGGAAGAGGTCACGTGAGGGGGTGGGATCTGTGGGCGGGTTGTGTGGGCGGGGCGAGACCACTGTCTATCAAAGGCAGGGTGAGGCAGCGCCGCTTTAAGCTGAGTACTTCGCATCTAGGAAGTTTTCCATTTGCCTAATACTTTTTTCCAAggactttctcttattttctaattGCTCCCTTTTATAGCAACATGTTCCCATTGAATAAACCCACTGTCATCTTTACAGTTCTGAGAATATGAATTTGGAATTTTTGGAAATGTCCCCTTCTGTTTCCTgtagtatatttgtttttcttttttcctccagaaatagttctttgtattgatcatGGCCTCTTTCACTTCTGTCAAATATCTGGTAAACATGTGTCCATCCATATTTGGGAGTaaaggacccaggttcgatccgtgcatctggaagatcctctggagaagggaatggctacctactctggcacgctggcctggaaaatcccatggacagaggagcctggtgggctatagtcaatggggttgcacagattccgacacgactgaacgaaTAACACTTGTACTCTTTTAATTGTGATTtcaccgccccccctcccccagcggTGTGGTTCTTATTATGATTGCAAGAGGTGCCTCAGGAACAACCCTTAGGGAACTTTGCAAAGAAAACATGGCTCATTACTCACAGGTCCTGGAGGATGCATGGCATGCGGCAGGCTGCCCAGCAAGGTCAGGGTTAGAAAGTGAGGAAACGTGCAGCCTGGGGTGCTTCTACTGGGGGCTAGGATGGGATGCCTAGTGTGTTACAGATTGAGTCTTTCTTGGTGAATTTAAAACATGAGCGTGAATTAAAATGTCAAACAGGAAAAACAAGTGGTCAGATGGTCAGTTATCCTAGTCAACCAGTGATGTCTAAAACAAAGGAAACTTCtgtgatggggaagcctggctttcATCTAGTCTGGTCGCTGGCACTGTTTATTTTAGACAGCTGTCTGTGATGTGGCTGCCGTGGGAATCAGCAGCTTAAGATCAGGCACTTAGTTTAcaacaaaacaaatttaaaaaaacaacatctcaggggacttccctgatattCCAGTGGCTAcaactccaagctcccagtgcagggggcctgggttcaatccctggttggggaactagacctCACATactacagctaagacccagtgcaggcaaacaaaacaaaacaactcaggcGCTTAGAGTACAGCCCAGCCTGTGATGCTGAGACAGCAGATCTAGGAGGTGAGGACCTGAACGGCCTTCAGGTGCTGTAGGCAGGGCCGCTGTCTGTTTCTGGGTGGTCCTTTTGGGCTGAGAACGGACTGACAGTCTGAGGGGCCTCTTGGTCTAGGGTTGGGTCAGTCAGCAAGCACCCAGCAAGTTCCGCCAGGTAACATCATAGCGGCTCATCCTCCGGTTCATTGGGCAGTGCACTTAGTCCGTTGTTTCAGGAACGTCTCAGTCCCCGTTGCAGTGTTCCACAATGTGAACTGGGGAGCAAGCCATCTGGGTGAGCAGCTGCATCTCCAACATGGTACCATGGCCCTGGGGTGTCATCTCCAGTGGACGAGGCATAGGTGTTTCCAGTGGTGAACTCCTGGCCTGGGATGATGTCACCTGCGATGGTATCATCTCCAGCGGTGAGTCTGTCTCGCGAGTGAGGTCCTCTGGAGTGGAGGCCACCCAGGGGTGGGAACCCATGTGGATATGCAGTATTGGTCATCGGCTGGGCATAGGCTGGCCTGATATAACGTAGAGGCTTCCTTGAGGGCTGAAGGGTATATCTGATGCCTGCTGCTTGTGGAACAAACTGTTGAGAGCTCTGTGGGGTCATCAGGAGCATCTTTAGCAGTGGAATAAGTGACTGTCCTTTCCTTCCTGGAAGAGCTCATCCAAAGCACTTGGATATTCAGGGCACATTTATATCCCAGGCCTGAGGCGATCTTATGGATGCTAATTAGGCACAAGCATGAGGGCAATCCCTGCACAGATCGTGGGAGCGCATTCCCCATATCCAGATGGGTTTTATGTAGGAGCGATCATAGGGCCAGTTGGCCTGTAGCCCTATTCGATGTTGATACTGGAGGGCAAGTATCATTTGGCTGTTGCTTCCAGAGGGCCCATTGCCTTTAAAGGGTTTCCCTGTTGATTCAGaggctaaagaacctgcctgcaaggtgcaagacatgggtttgatccctgggtcagcaggatcccctggagaagggaatggctacctactctggtattcttgtctggagaatcccatggacagagcagcctggcgggctatagtccataaggtcgcacagagtcttaaacgactgagtgactaacagtacaCTACTAACTTTGGATTACTTGGCATTTAATAGAGGTGGTTGTCAGAGGCTTTATACTTCACATGCCTCTTTAAAGGCTATTGCTTTTTGAGTTCCGATCCTTGGCACCGAGCTGGCGTTTTCCTACAACTGGGTCAGTGGTCTCGGCTCTTCCTGGCTTCCCCTAAACTCAAGCATCTGCTCTTACCTTTTGTAGAGTTTCTCCAGGGACTTCTGGTTGAAGATTGTCTCTCCATTTTCATAGCAGAGCTTGGAGGGTGCAGGTTTGACCTAGAAGTACTTTAGTGTCTCCTTTTTCTGGTAAGAATGTCACTTGGGCATTTAACTTTGTTAAATCTTCCCTCTGTAAGGGAATAGGGCATTTGGGCATATACAGAAAGCTGTGTCCTTCatatccatttctttctccaccaaTTATATAAGATGTGAGGTGGAAACTGGAGAATGTACATGTACAAATGCCCTGGGTTGACCTTGGTCATCTAGCACTTTGGGAACTTGTTTCGTTTGATACTGCCCTGTCTGAGGCGAATTTAAAAGATctgactcgatgggcatcagtttgagtaaactctgggagtttgtgatggacaggttcGCCTGGCGTGGTGCGATTCATAagggcgcaaagagtcggagacgactgtgcgactgaactgaattttaaatatgtttaaagttAAAGTAAACCTTTACAATATAATAAACCATCTACTCttttgcttctgctgctaagttgcttcagttgtgtccaagtctgtgAGACccaatagacagcagcccaccaggctcccccgtcttgggattttccagaaagaacactggagagagttgcaatttccttctctaatgcatgaaagtgaaaagtgaaagtgaagttgctcagtcgtgtccaactcttagcgaccccatggactgccgcctacCAGCTTCTGCGTCCAtgtggttttccaggcaagagtactggagtggggtgcaacTGCCTTCTCGGTCTACTCTTTTAAGCAATAGTTTTTTGATCCCTATTCTAcatatgagaaaacagaggcacagtGAAGGTAATTAATATTCCCCCATGCCCTCAATTTAGTAAGTGGCTAgaatgggatttgaacccaggccatctATGTGGTAGAATCCATGACACCAAACTGTTTCTCCAAAACGGGAGAGTAAGAAAGACCatcagacttccttggtggttcagtagtaaagactccttctgccaaagcaggagacctgggtttgatctctgatctgggaagattccacatttcGCAGAGCACCtcagcctgtgcatcacaactactgaaccagtgctctagagctggggaaccacagctgctgagcccatgtgcaccAATGACTGAAGTCCAAGCACCTGAAGCCCATGGTGTGCAAGAGGCGAAGCCACCACTGTAAGAAACCCAcgtatcacaactagagaaaagcctgtgcagtaaTGAAGCCCTAGCACAACTGAAAAGTCAATTTCTAGTGATAAAGATATACAGCTACTCACATGATGCTTGCTGCTATCTGGAGGAGAACAGTGAATTGATGTATAACATGTGTAGGATCTGAGACATTGTCAGATagaggaaaatgaaagtgttagtcactgagtcgcgTCCTACCCTTTGCGACCTCATACACTGTAGCTGctaggctactctgttcatggaattctccaggcaagaagcctGGAATGGGtggacattcccttctcccagggatctccctgacccagggactaaacctgggtctcctgcattactgaCAGAttatttaccctctgagccaccagggaatgcccaTCAAAGAAAGAGGAGTGATCCTCAATGTGAGCAGAGAATGAAACAGAGTGAAAAGACCCCGGTTGTCTAAGAACAAAGTAACAAGcacattttctagaaatttaaGTGAAGAGACTTAATCCtcatttaaagtaaatattcaaATTCAGTCATGGTGAAATGAGAAAGATAATTCCTTCCTAGCCaagcttatttatatatttgtagacATCCAAAGTAAGAGTTACTCGATCTgtcatgtacaactctgtgattcccatggactgtagccaaccaggctcctctgtccatggaattctccaggcaagaatactcctgtgggttgccattcctttctccaggggatttttctgacgcagggatcaaaaccaggtctcccacattgcaggcagattgtttacggtctgagctacagggaggaatatttgtaaatattcaaaGGAGTTTGCAAACTAGGGAGACTCAGATTGACCATGTGTCAATCTGAGGACCCTGTCTTATCAAGGACCATCTTTTACAGGCAAGatctgtaaaattttaacttttgccTTATTAACTACACCGAGGCACAAAGAAgcacattttgagtttttttttgttttttttaattttgagcgTTTTTGTTAGGCAAACGCAATATTAGGGTTACTTGTGTAGAGACTTCATCTGATCAAATAGAGTTGACTTAGAGGCTGAATTTTTAAAGGGGAAGAggtaaaaattaaagatttttttattttttttggctgtgctgggtctttgcggCTTCATATGGCCTTAGTtctcctgaggcatgtgggatcataattcccagaccagagatcgaagcCATATCCCCTGTGTTGGATggcagcttcttaaccactggaccaccagggaagtccctatcattTTCGTAagagatcatttttttctttaaattggaaAATTTCTTTCTGCACAGTCAGAAAAGGATAAAAAGTACAGTCTTCTCCCCATTCTGAAAGGCGACCCCAGGAGGCCACACTGAGGTCCCGAACAGGCTGATTTGGGGCCACGGGGTGTGGGCACAGGTGGGCAGAGTCTGCAGTGAGCTAAAGGTCAAGGTGAGGTCAGCACCCCTCTGGGTGTTTCATCACCTCAGCCCTGCTTCTACATGTTAGTTACCCTGGGCTTGGGCTCTGCCATCCTCCCAGTCCGCTTTCCACTGAGGTTTTCCACTCCCTTGACTACAACACAACCTATATAGGCATCATGATGTCTCCCATAGGTCTGTTTCTAAAGCTGACATCCACTCTGAACTCCAGATTCATTTTTCTGGCTACCTGCATGACAGTTCCACTTGGATGTCTAATATGCATCTCAGATTTTGACATGACATGCCTTCTCCAAACTTCCATCTCTGCTGTGTCCCTGGCAAAAGACCCCAAATTGATCAAATGGCACCACCATCAACCCAGGCgaaatgagattattttcttcatatctCCCTGTTCCTCTCTGCTCCATGAAGAAACCTTGCTCATGTATCCAAATCTATCTGCAGTGTGTCTACATCTCTTCATTTCTTGAACCTCCACTCCAGTCCAGCCACCATTATCTTTCACCTGGACCAGCTGTGATACCTATTAACTGGTCTCCCAGCTTCAACTCTTCCCCCTCTACATAGTTCAATGCAGCCAGTACCACTGACTTCCTATACAGGGGCATTCAGTTTACTTGATATTCACTATCACAAATTGACCTTCCTTCATCAGCTTATATTTTTGATCCTAGAAAGGCTATAGAGAATCATCCTGAATAGACTTGAGGTAAATTTTGAGTGGTACCAGTCTACTTTATCACAGGGTGGTACAGTTCAAGTAAAGAATCACACGTGGAAGTTTTGTAAGGGCAACATCCATGCTCAACAGTGGTGACCGCAGGAAATGTGTCTCTAGGAAAGCCAGCCCTGCTACCCTTAGATTGTCACTGTAGCCCAGGGTGAGCTTGTCAGCGAGGGACTCTGCTGTGCCAGCATCCCGGACACCCATCTTCCTACCCAGAATTCTGCTTCAAACAAAATGAAGACCCCTTTATTTCATTCCCTCCCCAATCCCGTttgcttcattatttctggagatCAACCCCAATCATGATTTTCAGGCCATATTTTTATAGCTCATCTATTCACAGGCACCCACATTCACCAGGGCCTCACCTCACCCACACCCACCGCATATACCACACTGTTTATTAGGGGAAGGTACATTTTGTATTGTTCAGGGTCCCATGcatccccttcttccctccctctgtggAGATGCTGAGCTTCCTGTGGACAGGGCATTGGTAACTCAAGAGACTCCCAGATACCTGTTTGAAAACTTGAAAGGTGAAGGGTTTGCACGCGTGAATCAACAAGGGACCTTTATTTCTTTAGGAAGCAATTAGTTTACTGGAAGAACTGGCAAcactgaaagaaggaaaacttaAGTGAACTTATTCTGCAGGGGCAATACTGCAGACTTCATGGCAGGCAGGGTGACCGTGGGCACTCACCCAGGACTCAGGGGAAAGTCCAGTCCAGCCTCAGTCCTCCTTGTCGCCATCTCCCAGGGTGAGCTTGTCAGAGAAGTACTCTGCCAGGGCACCTTCCGGGGACCCCGCGTTGCTCAGGCTGCTGACATGGTCCTCCAGCTCCTTGATGAACTTGACCTGCTGGTCCGGGTAGCCGGTCCCCAGGCAGTGGCACAGGTCGGCGTCGCAGCT carries:
- the LOC133052820 gene encoding ferritin heavy chain-like — its product is MGRFRRVCWRPRTRRFQPCRRFIRAAIPWFLEWPSVLPTSPSQVRQTYGPECEAAVNSHAALVFHASFQCLAVAFYLDHDDVALKHFSRFFLLRCHEHSNTAASLMFLQNRRGGRLCFLDIRKPETQKWESGLQAMQDTLHLEKCLNQSLLDLHQLATESSDTDLYLFVGTGYLDQQVKFIKDLEDLVRHLSNAGYPEGALVEYFSDKLTLGVSNKKD